The sequence AGCGCGTGGGTGAGCTGACCGACGCCGTACTGCACGATGTTCTTGCCGGGCTTCGCCTTCAGGGCCTCGATGGCCACGATCGGATCATCGTCGATGACCTTCGTGTTGTGCCACTCCGGGTCCTTGAGCGTGGACGAGACGACGTACTTGTCCATGGTGTTGATGTGGTCGCTGACCGGGTCGCCGGACCGGGTCGGCCACACGGGTGCGAAGCCCTCGTACGTGCGCCTTCCCATGATCAGGGCGTCGCACGACAGAGCCAGTTCGGTCTGGATCTCGTCGCCGGCACCGCCGTCGGACCCGCTCGACGGCCACAGGTGCGGCTTCTCGACGACGCCGTCGGCCGAGATGTAGGTGGAGTTGATGATGCGTCGCATGGCGTGCCTCCTGATGGAGCGGTTCTGATGCACTGAGCCTCTCCAAGGCGGCGAAGGCCGACAT is a genomic window of Actinomadura citrea containing:
- a CDS encoding dihydrofolate reductase family protein, with translation MRRIINSTYISADGVVEKPHLWPSSGSDGGAGDEIQTELALSCDALIMGRRTYEGFAPVWPTRSGDPVSDHINTMDKYVVSSTLKDPEWHNTKVIDDDPIVAIEALKAKPGKNIVQYGVGQLTHALLGHGLLDELRLWVHPLLVGSGGPQDLLYRDGPLTQLKLDDVTKLDNGIVILSYHVR